In a single window of the Luteitalea sp. genome:
- a CDS encoding aminotransferase class V-fold PLP-dependent enzyme codes for MFRDLSPAHGALRVTAGFGPYRHLFPRAVRDVYLDTAAEGLPVPETKRALAAYHAHKELGTPGRRHFHAVEEEARALTAQLLGTAPANVCFLPSASDALLALLNSLHWRAEDQVIISDLEFPSNVIPWLRLREEGVEVTVVESMDGALRLDDILRCITARTKLVSLSLVSYKTGAYLAEVAQLAKRVREAGAILSIDATQALGRCPVAVGDIDFLFSSSFKWLMSTHGVGVTYVSPRLRERLEPRGIGWYSVPDCFTGDRFDRYVLKEGAACLTAGMPNFPALYALRASLRFLIDVGVAAISAHLRPLVARLREGVAATGACMLTPPHPEHASGIVSFAHSRPAAVRAALEQRGIVVWAGDGRVRASVHLYNDENDIDACVGSLKGLIERAPRRGMP; via the coding sequence GTGTTTCGAGATCTATCTCCGGCTCATGGAGCGCTTCGCGTGACGGCCGGCTTTGGCCCCTATAGACATCTCTTTCCGCGTGCGGTGCGCGACGTATATCTCGACACCGCGGCGGAAGGTCTGCCCGTGCCGGAGACCAAGAGGGCGCTGGCCGCCTACCACGCGCACAAAGAGTTGGGCACGCCCGGCCGCCGGCACTTTCATGCGGTGGAAGAGGAGGCGAGAGCGCTGACCGCTCAGCTCCTCGGCACGGCTCCGGCGAACGTCTGTTTCCTGCCCTCGGCCTCAGATGCCCTGCTCGCGCTGCTCAACTCGCTCCACTGGCGCGCTGAAGACCAGGTGATCATCAGCGACCTCGAGTTTCCCTCGAACGTGATCCCGTGGCTGCGGCTGCGCGAGGAGGGGGTAGAGGTGACAGTTGTCGAGAGCATGGACGGCGCGCTGCGGCTCGACGACATCCTTCGCTGCATCACTGCGCGGACGAAGCTCGTGTCTCTCAGTCTGGTGAGCTACAAGACTGGCGCGTATCTGGCCGAGGTGGCGCAGCTCGCGAAGAGGGTTCGCGAGGCTGGCGCGATCCTCTCGATTGATGCGACGCAAGCGTTGGGCCGCTGCCCGGTGGCGGTCGGAGACATCGACTTTCTGTTTTCGAGCAGCTTCAAGTGGTTGATGAGCACCCATGGCGTTGGCGTGACATACGTCTCGCCTCGTCTGCGGGAGCGCCTGGAGCCGCGTGGCATCGGGTGGTACTCGGTGCCGGACTGCTTTACAGGCGATCGCTTCGATCGCTACGTGCTGAAGGAGGGGGCAGCCTGCCTCACGGCTGGCATGCCGAACTTTCCTGCGCTCTACGCGCTCCGTGCGAGCCTCCGCTTTCTGATCGATGTTGGTGTTGCGGCGATCAGCGCCCACCTGAGGCCGCTCGTGGCCCGACTGCGAGAGGGCGTTGCTGCGACCGGCGCCTGCATGTTGACGCCGCCGCATCCTGAGCACGCCTCCGGGATCGTCTCGTTCGCGCACTCGAGGCCTGCTGCCGTGCGCGCGGCGCTCGAGCAGCGGGGCATCGTCGTCTGGGCGGGTGATGGCCGCGTACGAGCATCGGTCCATCTCTACAATGACGAGAACGATATCGACGCGTGTGTGGGCTCGTTGAAGGGGCTTATTGAAAGGGCTCCTCGCCGGGGAATGCCATGA